The following are encoded in a window of Nocardioides houyundeii genomic DNA:
- a CDS encoding MarR family winged helix-turn-helix transcriptional regulator, which produces MTTRGEVRWLDEDQQRAWRAVLLGHTLLLDRLDDDLRRSFEISLTEYEILVRLSEREGHSMRMAQLADALAHSRSRVTHTIDRMEKAGYVVRRASPEDGRGVFATMTDKGMELLQRAAPVHVAGVRQNLVDLVSPADFAAAGRVMNAVADHLIAAHPEMELRQAD; this is translated from the coding sequence ATGACTACTCGGGGGGAAGTTCGCTGGCTCGACGAGGACCAGCAGCGGGCGTGGCGCGCCGTGCTGCTGGGCCACACGCTGCTGCTGGACCGGCTCGACGACGACCTGCGCCGCTCCTTCGAGATCTCCCTCACCGAGTACGAGATCCTGGTGCGCCTCTCCGAGCGCGAGGGGCACTCGATGCGGATGGCCCAGCTCGCCGACGCCCTGGCCCACAGCCGCAGCCGGGTCACCCACACCATCGACCGCATGGAGAAGGCCGGGTACGTCGTACGCCGTGCCTCTCCCGAGGACGGCCGGGGCGTGTTCGCCACCATGACCGACAAGGGGATGGAGCTGCTCCAGCGGGCGGCGCCCGTGCACGTCGCCGGGGTCCGTCAGAACCTGGTGGACCTGGTCTCCCCCGCTGACTTCGCGGCGGCCGGACGCGTGATGAACGCCGTGGCGGACCACCTGATCGCGGCGCACCCCGAGATGGAGCTGCGCCAGGCGGACTGA
- a CDS encoding acetyl-CoA C-acetyltransferase, which produces MPEAVIVSAARSPIGRANKGSLKDFRPDDLAALIVRAALDKIPELDANTVDDLYLGCGLPGGESGNNMGRIVNVLNGMDQVPGATITRYCASSVQTTRMAFHAIKAGEGDVFISAGVETVSRFAKGTSDHIPHTVNPIFDEAQSRTAEYAKGGQDWHDPRQDGQLPDAYITMGQTAENVARLRGVERKELDEFAVRSQNLTEQAIKDGFWTREITPITLPDGTVVQADDGPRAGVTYEAISQLQPVFRPDGVVTAGNCCPLNDGAAAVVIMSDTKAAELGLTPLARIVSTGVSGLSPEIMGLGPVEATKRALANASMSIGDIDLVELNEAFAAQVVPSYQELGIDLDRLNVNGGAIAIGHPFGMTGARLQNTMLNSLEWHDKSTGLITMCVGGGQGMALILERI; this is translated from the coding sequence ATGCCCGAGGCAGTGATCGTTTCAGCCGCTCGTAGTCCCATCGGCCGAGCCAACAAGGGGTCCCTGAAGGACTTCCGGCCCGACGACCTGGCGGCCCTCATCGTCCGGGCCGCCCTGGACAAGATCCCCGAGCTGGACGCCAACACCGTGGACGACCTCTACCTCGGGTGCGGCCTGCCCGGTGGCGAGAGCGGCAACAACATGGGGCGCATCGTCAACGTCCTCAACGGGATGGACCAGGTCCCCGGCGCCACCATCACCCGCTACTGCGCCTCCTCGGTGCAGACCACCCGCATGGCATTCCACGCGATCAAGGCCGGTGAGGGTGACGTGTTCATCTCGGCCGGCGTCGAGACCGTCTCCCGCTTCGCCAAGGGCACCTCCGACCACATCCCGCACACCGTCAACCCGATCTTCGACGAGGCCCAGTCCCGCACCGCCGAGTACGCCAAGGGCGGCCAGGACTGGCACGACCCGAGGCAGGACGGCCAGCTGCCGGACGCCTACATCACCATGGGCCAGACCGCGGAGAACGTCGCCCGGCTGCGCGGCGTGGAGCGCAAGGAGCTCGACGAGTTCGCCGTGCGCAGCCAGAACCTCACCGAGCAGGCGATCAAGGACGGCTTCTGGACCCGGGAGATCACCCCGATCACCCTTCCCGACGGCACCGTGGTGCAGGCCGACGACGGCCCCCGCGCCGGAGTCACCTACGAGGCCATCTCCCAGCTGCAGCCGGTCTTCCGCCCCGACGGGGTGGTCACCGCCGGCAACTGCTGCCCGCTGAACGACGGCGCGGCGGCCGTGGTCATCATGTCCGACACCAAGGCAGCCGAGCTCGGCCTCACCCCGCTGGCGCGCATCGTGTCCACCGGCGTCAGCGGCCTCTCCCCCGAGATCATGGGCCTGGGCCCGGTGGAGGCCACCAAGCGCGCCCTGGCCAACGCCAGCATGAGCATCGGCGACATCGACCTGGTCGAGCTCAACGAGGCCTTCGCCGCTCAGGTCGTCCCCTCCTACCAGGAGCTCGGGATCGACCTGGACCGGCTCAACGTCAACGGCGGCGCGATCGCGATCGGCCACCCGTTCGGCATGACCGGCGCCCGGCTGCAGAACACCATGCTCAACAGCCTGGAGTGGCACGACAAGTCCACCGGCCTGATCACCATGTGCGTCGGTGGCGGCCAGGGCATGGCCCTGATCCTCGAGCGCATCTGA
- a CDS encoding single-stranded DNA-binding protein → MNDSMITFSGWVGSEVTLTEAGAGAAVASFRVGSTPRRYRGGQWEDGETIWYAVKAWRTLALNVGASVRTGDPVVVSGKLVADVWKREDGTVSTRYVVVASSVGHDLTRGTSEFRRAKAPEPAVGVEDDAVRAVLHSYEEGGPRLDSNGQAVTAVQEPAA, encoded by the coding sequence ATGAACGACAGCATGATCACCTTCAGCGGCTGGGTCGGGTCCGAGGTCACCCTCACCGAGGCCGGTGCCGGAGCGGCCGTGGCGAGCTTCCGGGTGGGCAGCACGCCGCGTCGCTACCGCGGCGGGCAGTGGGAGGACGGCGAGACCATCTGGTACGCCGTGAAGGCCTGGCGCACCCTGGCCCTCAACGTGGGCGCGTCGGTGCGCACCGGGGACCCGGTGGTCGTCTCGGGCAAGCTCGTCGCCGACGTGTGGAAGCGCGAGGACGGCACGGTCTCCACGCGCTACGTCGTGGTCGCATCCTCGGTGGGCCACGACCTGACCCGCGGCACCAGCGAGTTCCGGCGCGCCAAGGCGCCCGAGCCCGCCGTGGGGGTGGAGGACGACGCGGTGCGGGCGGTCCTGCACTCCTACGAGGAGGGTGGGCCGCGTCTGGACAGCAACGGTCAGGCGGTGACCGCGGTGCAGGAGCCGGCTGCCTGA
- a CDS encoding DUF5130 family protein, which translates to MAQVATGELTARERAEIDRAIRAAEQACRFEFSVFRGLCTGTPRAFAESLHSSLAAPQRSILIMVDPVSRALEVVTGSEVRRHLTDGEVHLALLAMQSAFAEGDEVGGLRRGILMLAEHAIPQHTLHVGPEHVGV; encoded by the coding sequence GTGGCGCAAGTGGCAACTGGTGAGCTCACCGCCCGCGAGCGGGCCGAGATCGACAGGGCGATCCGGGCGGCCGAGCAGGCCTGCCGGTTCGAGTTCTCCGTCTTCCGGGGCCTCTGCACGGGCACCCCGCGCGCCTTCGCGGAGTCCCTCCACTCATCCCTGGCGGCACCGCAGCGCAGCATCCTGATCATGGTCGACCCCGTCTCGCGGGCGCTCGAGGTCGTGACCGGCTCGGAGGTACGCCGTCACCTCACCGACGGCGAGGTCCACCTCGCCTTGCTGGCGATGCAGTCGGCCTTCGCCGAGGGTGACGAGGTCGGCGGGCTGCGCCGCGGGATCCTGATGCTCGCCGAGCACGCCATCCCGCAGCACACCCTGCACGTCGGGCCCGAGCACGTCGGAGTCTGA
- the ettA gene encoding energy-dependent translational throttle protein EttA — MADYVFTLRNVRKAHGDKVVLDNVTLSFLHGAKIGVVGPNGTGKSSLLKIMAGLDHANNGDAILDPDATVGMLQQEPPLTEGKTVLENVEEAAGEIKQKLDRYNAISEEMANPDADFDTLLAEMGDLQTDLDHANAWDLDSRLDQAMDALRCPPPDAIVDNLSGGERRRVALCKLLLQQPDLLLLDEPTNHLDAESVQWLEGHLASYPGAVLAVTHDRYFLDNVASWILELDRGQAHPYEGNYTTYLETKKSRLKIEGQKDAKRAKMLDRELEWVRSNAKARQTKSKSRLARYEEMAAEADRMRKIDTSEINIPAGPRLGDVVLEAHGLGKGFEGRVLMHDVSFTLPKAGIVGVIGPNGVGKTTLFRMITGEEQPDEGELKVGQTVKISYVDQSRGGIDPNKNVWEVVSDGLDFIKVANFEMNSRAYVASFGFKGPDQQKKAGVLSGGERNRLNLALTLKMGGNMLLLDEPTNDLDVETLSSLEDALLDFPGCAVVTSHDRWFLDRVATHILAWEGNESDPANWFWYEGNFAAYEENKIERLGADAARPHRVTHRKLTRD, encoded by the coding sequence ATGGCTGACTACGTATTCACCCTGCGCAATGTGCGCAAGGCCCACGGCGACAAGGTCGTCCTCGACAACGTCACCCTCTCCTTCCTGCACGGGGCCAAGATCGGCGTCGTGGGTCCCAACGGCACCGGCAAGTCCTCGCTGCTCAAGATCATGGCCGGGCTGGACCACGCCAACAACGGCGACGCGATCCTCGACCCCGACGCCACCGTCGGCATGCTCCAGCAGGAGCCGCCGCTGACCGAGGGCAAGACGGTCTTGGAGAACGTGGAGGAGGCGGCCGGCGAGATCAAGCAGAAGCTCGACCGCTACAACGCGATCTCCGAGGAGATGGCGAACCCGGACGCCGACTTCGACACGCTCCTGGCCGAGATGGGCGACCTCCAGACCGACCTCGACCACGCCAACGCGTGGGACCTCGACAGCCGGCTGGACCAGGCGATGGACGCGCTGCGCTGCCCGCCGCCGGACGCCATCGTCGACAACCTCTCCGGTGGTGAGCGGCGCCGGGTGGCGCTGTGCAAGCTGCTCCTGCAGCAGCCCGACCTGCTGCTCCTCGACGAGCCCACCAACCACCTCGACGCGGAGTCGGTCCAGTGGCTCGAGGGGCACCTGGCCTCGTACCCCGGTGCCGTGCTGGCCGTGACCCACGACCGGTACTTCCTCGACAACGTCGCGTCCTGGATCCTCGAGCTCGACCGAGGGCAGGCCCACCCCTACGAGGGCAACTACACGACGTACCTGGAGACCAAGAAGAGCCGGCTCAAGATCGAGGGGCAGAAGGACGCCAAGCGCGCCAAGATGCTCGACCGCGAGCTGGAGTGGGTGCGCTCCAACGCCAAGGCCCGTCAGACCAAGAGCAAGTCCCGGCTGGCGCGCTACGAGGAGATGGCGGCCGAGGCCGACCGGATGCGCAAGATCGACACCTCCGAGATCAACATCCCCGCTGGACCGCGGCTTGGTGACGTCGTCCTGGAGGCGCACGGCCTGGGCAAGGGCTTCGAGGGCCGGGTCCTCATGCACGACGTCTCGTTCACGCTGCCGAAGGCCGGCATCGTCGGCGTCATCGGTCCCAACGGTGTCGGCAAGACGACGCTGTTCCGGATGATCACCGGCGAGGAGCAGCCTGACGAGGGTGAGCTGAAGGTCGGTCAGACGGTCAAGATCTCCTACGTCGACCAGAGTCGTGGCGGCATCGACCCCAACAAGAACGTCTGGGAGGTCGTCTCGGACGGCCTGGACTTCATCAAGGTCGCCAACTTCGAGATGAACTCTCGTGCCTACGTCGCCTCGTTCGGCTTCAAGGGTCCGGACCAGCAGAAGAAGGCCGGCGTGCTCTCCGGTGGTGAGCGCAACCGTCTCAACCTGGCGCTCACCCTGAAGATGGGCGGCAACATGCTGCTGCTCGACGAGCCCACCAACGACCTGGACGTGGAGACCCTCTCCTCCCTGGAGGACGCCCTGCTGGACTTCCCCGGCTGCGCCGTGGTCACCTCCCACGACCGGTGGTTCCTGGACCGCGTCGCGACCCACATCCTGGCCTGGGAGGGCAACGAGTCCGACCCCGCCAACTGGTTCTGGTACGAGGGAAACTTCGCCGCGTACGAGGAGAACAAGATCGAGCGTCTCGGCGCCGACGCGGCGCGCCCGCACCGCGTCACGCACCGCAAGCTCACCCGGGACTGA
- a CDS encoding globin produces MVGVTTFYEEIGGMETIRTIVDTFYAGVAEDPLLRPMYPEEDLGPAAERFALFLAQYWGGPSTYGETRGHPRLRMRHGPFAVTPGSAQRWLVHFRAGLDKAALTEEQDAQFWDYVTHAAQFMVNSPEL; encoded by the coding sequence ATGGTCGGCGTGACGACGTTCTACGAGGAGATCGGCGGGATGGAGACCATCCGCACCATCGTCGACACCTTCTACGCCGGCGTCGCCGAGGATCCGTTGCTGCGCCCGATGTATCCCGAGGAGGACCTGGGCCCGGCCGCCGAGCGGTTCGCGCTCTTCCTCGCCCAGTACTGGGGTGGGCCCTCGACGTACGGCGAGACCCGCGGTCACCCGCGACTGCGGATGCGACACGGCCCGTTCGCCGTGACCCCGGGCTCCGCGCAGCGGTGGCTGGTGCACTTCCGGGCCGGCCTGGACAAGGCAGCGCTCACCGAGGAGCAGGACGCCCAGTTCTGGGACTACGTGACCCACGCCGCCCAGTTCATGGTCAACAGCCCCGAGCTCTGA
- a CDS encoding acyl-CoA thioesterase — MRHLYECPMRWADLDLLGHVNNVVFVDYLQEARVDMLRTHVPDGRAERLVGRPGEGIVVVRHLVEYLNPLSFRFGPVKIECWVTELKAASFTMAYEIFDEDENGVRTTYARASTVLTPYTFTTERPRRLTDAERQALGRFLEPATPAAELWSEPREVAGGRYQLHVRFSDVDAYGHVNNVKYFEYFQEARVQLLDSLGREMPQEGGAGVVVARTEVGYRRPIHVRAQPYQVRTWVSQVGNRSAVVDAEITDEGTLLSRSRVVLVFFDPATQRSVDPPPEVRARMLAMLGE, encoded by the coding sequence GTGCGCCACCTCTACGAGTGCCCGATGCGCTGGGCCGACCTGGACCTGCTGGGACACGTGAACAACGTGGTCTTCGTCGACTACCTGCAGGAGGCCCGGGTCGACATGCTGCGCACCCACGTCCCTGACGGCCGGGCCGAGCGCCTGGTCGGACGTCCGGGAGAGGGCATCGTGGTGGTGCGGCACCTGGTGGAGTACCTCAACCCGTTGTCGTTCCGGTTCGGTCCGGTCAAGATCGAGTGCTGGGTCACCGAGCTCAAGGCCGCGTCCTTCACGATGGCCTACGAGATCTTCGACGAGGACGAGAACGGGGTGCGCACGACGTACGCCCGAGCGAGCACGGTGCTGACGCCGTACACCTTCACCACCGAACGCCCGCGGCGCCTCACCGACGCCGAGCGGCAGGCCCTGGGGCGGTTCCTGGAGCCGGCCACGCCCGCTGCGGAGCTGTGGAGCGAGCCGCGTGAGGTCGCCGGCGGCCGCTATCAGCTGCACGTGCGGTTCAGCGACGTCGACGCCTACGGTCACGTCAACAACGTCAAGTACTTCGAGTACTTCCAGGAGGCCCGGGTCCAGCTCCTGGACTCCCTGGGTCGCGAGATGCCCCAGGAGGGCGGGGCCGGTGTGGTCGTGGCCCGCACCGAGGTCGGCTACCGCCGCCCCATCCACGTCCGCGCACAGCCGTACCAGGTGCGCACCTGGGTGTCGCAGGTCGGGAACCGCTCCGCGGTCGTGGACGCGGAGATCACCGACGAGGGCACCCTGCTGAGCCGGTCCCGGGTGGTCCTGGTCTTCTTCGATCCCGCGACCCAGCGCAGCGTCGACCCGCCGCCCGAGGTGCGCGCCCGGATGCTGGCCATGCTGGGGGAGTGA
- a CDS encoding mechanosensitive ion channel family protein: MLGLATQIDHPCLPGEQLCEWTMQATGNEDLAEMADVLIGRPLTIAMLVLLALVARWVLHRLVDRVVRRAEAGMVPDRFTRAAVTTSARLGRSAENSPRDLAANTRRAQRSRTMGSLLKSIINGVLLAVTFTMVLSELDVDITPIIASAGILGLALGFGAQTLVKDFLSGIFMIVEDQYGVGDVVDLGEASGTVEAVSLRVTRVRDINGTVWYVRNGEILRVGNMSQNWARAVLDLTVAYDSDLLRVREVLTEVTHAMWQDEDFRDRVIEEPESPGVEAMTVDGVTVRVSLKTAPMEQWAVARELRERIKARFDQEGIVMPHTRYVTWTPEKAPVPAATDS; encoded by the coding sequence ATGCTCGGACTCGCGACACAGATCGACCACCCCTGCCTACCTGGTGAACAGCTGTGCGAGTGGACCATGCAGGCCACCGGCAACGAGGACCTCGCGGAGATGGCCGACGTGCTCATCGGCAGGCCGCTGACCATCGCCATGCTGGTCCTGCTGGCCCTGGTGGCCCGCTGGGTGCTGCACCGCCTCGTGGACCGGGTGGTGCGGCGCGCGGAGGCCGGGATGGTCCCGGACCGCTTCACCCGGGCAGCGGTGACCACCAGCGCCCGGTTGGGCCGCAGCGCCGAGAACTCCCCCCGCGACCTGGCCGCCAACACCCGGCGGGCCCAGCGCTCCCGCACCATGGGCAGCCTGCTCAAGAGCATCATCAACGGGGTGCTGCTGGCCGTCACGTTCACCATGGTGCTCAGCGAGCTCGACGTGGACATCACCCCGATCATCGCCAGCGCCGGGATCCTCGGCCTGGCCCTCGGGTTCGGCGCCCAGACCCTGGTCAAGGACTTCCTCTCCGGGATCTTCATGATCGTGGAGGACCAGTACGGCGTGGGCGACGTCGTCGACCTGGGCGAGGCCTCGGGCACGGTGGAGGCGGTCAGCCTGCGCGTCACCAGGGTGCGGGACATCAACGGCACCGTCTGGTACGTGCGCAACGGGGAGATCCTGCGGGTCGGCAACATGAGCCAGAACTGGGCGCGTGCGGTGCTCGACCTGACCGTCGCCTACGACTCCGACCTGCTCCGGGTCCGCGAGGTCCTCACCGAGGTCACCCACGCGATGTGGCAGGACGAGGACTTCCGGGACCGGGTCATCGAGGAGCCGGAGTCCCCCGGGGTCGAGGCGATGACCGTGGACGGCGTGACCGTGCGAGTCTCGTTGAAGACCGCACCGATGGAGCAGTGGGCGGTGGCGCGCGAGCTGCGCGAGCGCATCAAGGCCCGGTTCGACCAGGAGGGCATCGTGATGCCGCACACCCGGTACGTCACCTGGACACCGGAGAAGGCCCCGGTCCCGGCGGCCACCGACTCCTGA